The DNA segment ATCGCGGCTCCCGCGATCATCGGATTCAGCAACCCCGCCGCGGCCAGCGGCAACGCGGCGACGTTGTACCCGAAGGCCCACACCAGGTTGCCCTTGATCGTGGCGAGCGTCCGCCGGGACAGCCGGATGGCGTCCGCCGCCACCCGCAGATCGCCGCGCACCAGCGTCAGATCGCTCGCCTCGATCGCCGCGTCGGTCCCCGTCCCCATCGCAAGACCCAGATCGGCGGTGGCAAGTGCGGCCGCGTCGTTGACGCCGTCGCCCACCATGGCCACGCAGCGCCCCTCGCGCCGCAGCCGCCGTACGGCCTCGACCTTGTCCTCGGGCAGGACCTCCGCGATCACAGAATCGGTACCGATACCGACCGCGGTCGCCACCGCCTCGGCGACCGCCCGGTTGTCCCCGGTCAGCAGCATCGGAGTGAGCCCCAGCGCGCGCAGCTCGCGCACCGCCTCGGCGCTGGTCTCCTTCACCGCGTCCGCGACGGCGACGACACCGCGGGCCGCCCCGTCCCACCCGACCACGACGGCCGTACGACCGCCTCTCTCGGCCTCTTCCTTGGCGCCGGCCAGCCCGGCCGGCAGGACGTCGTACAGGCGCCCCACGGCCACGTCACGGCCCTCCACGCGCCCGCGTACGCCTCGCCCGGGCGCGTTCTCGAACCCCTCGACCTGCGGCAGCCGCCCGAGCCGCTGCTCCGCGCCCACGGCGACCGCCCGGGCGACGGGATGCTCGGAGGCGTGCTCCACGGCACCCGCGAGCCGCAGCACCTCGTCCTCGTCGGTGCCCTCGGCGGCGTACACCCTCTGGAGGGTCATGCGGCCGGTGGTGACCGTGCCGGTCTTGTCCAGGACGACGGTGTCTACCCGGCGCGTGGACTCCAGCACCTCGGGGCCCTTGATCAGGATGCCGAGCTGCGCGCCGCGTCCCGTGCCGACCATGAGGGCCGTGGGCGTGGCCAGGCCCAGTGCGCACGGGCAGGCGATGATCAGTACGGCGACGGCCGCGGTGAAGGCGGCGACCGTGTCGTCGGTGAGGCCGAGCCATGCGCCGAAGGTGGCGACAGCGAGGAGGATGACCGCCGGCACGAACACCGCGGAGATCCGGTCGGCGAGCCGCTGCACCTCTGCCTTGCCGTTCTGCGCGTCCTCCACCAGCTTCGCCATCCGCGCGAGCTGCGTGTCGCCGCCGACCCGGGTCGCCTCGACGACCAGCCGCCCGCCCGCGTTGACCGTCGCACCGGTGACCGCGTCCCCGACCGTCACGTCCACCGGTACGGACTCGCCGGTCAGCATGGACGCGTCCACCGCGGAGGCGCCCTCGACGACGGTGCCGTCGGTGGCGATCTTCTCGCCGGGCCGTACGGCGAACCGGTCGCCGACCGCCAGCCGGCCGACCGGGACGCGGACTTCGCGCCCGTCGCGCACTACGGTCACGTCCTTCGCGCCGAGCTCCATCAGGGCGCGCAGCGCCGCTCCCGCGCGGCGCTTGGAGCGGGCCTCCAGATAGCGGCCGAGGAGGATGAAGGTGACGACCCCGGAGGCCACTTCGAGGTAGATCTGCGAGGCGCCGTCCACCCGGGAGACGGTGAACTCGAAGGTGTCGTGCATACCGGGCATGCCTGCGTCGCCGAGGAACAGCGCCCACAGCGACCAGCCGTACGCCGCCAGGGTGCCCATCGAGATCAGCGTGTCCATGGTCGCCGCGCCGTGCCGGGCGTTCGTGAACGCGGCCCGGTGGAAGGGCAGTCCGCCCCAGACGACGACCGGCGAGGCGAGGGTGAGTGCCAGCCACTGCCAGTTGTCGAACTGCAGGGCCGGGATCATCGACAGCAGGATGACGGGTACGGCGAGCAGGGCGGAGACGGTCAGACGCCGGCGGTAGCCGGTCAGTTCGGGGTCTTCGGGCGACTCCTCGGGCGCGGGCTCCGGGGGAGCCGGCTCCTCGGCCGTGTACCCCGTCCTCTCCACCGTGGCGATCAGGTCGGCGACCTGGACGCCCGCGGGGAAGCTGACCTTCGCCTTCTCCGTCGCGTAGTTCACCGTGGCGGTCACGCCGTCCATGCGATTGAGCTTCTTCTCG comes from the Streptomyces sp. NBC_00443 genome and includes:
- a CDS encoding heavy metal translocating P-type ATPase; amino-acid sequence: MTRATDQPPITEAPRPPSTAAPSEVELLIGGMTCASCAARVEKKLNRMDGVTATVNYATEKAKVSFPAGVQVADLIATVERTGYTAEEPAPPEPAPEESPEDPELTGYRRRLTVSALLAVPVILLSMIPALQFDNWQWLALTLASPVVVWGGLPFHRAAFTNARHGAATMDTLISMGTLAAYGWSLWALFLGDAGMPGMHDTFEFTVSRVDGASQIYLEVASGVVTFILLGRYLEARSKRRAGAALRALMELGAKDVTVVRDGREVRVPVGRLAVGDRFAVRPGEKIATDGTVVEGASAVDASMLTGESVPVDVTVGDAVTGATVNAGGRLVVEATRVGGDTQLARMAKLVEDAQNGKAEVQRLADRISAVFVPAVILLAVATFGAWLGLTDDTVAAFTAAVAVLIIACPCALGLATPTALMVGTGRGAQLGILIKGPEVLESTRRVDTVVLDKTGTVTTGRMTLQRVYAAEGTDEDEVLRLAGAVEHASEHPVARAVAVGAEQRLGRLPQVEGFENAPGRGVRGRVEGRDVAVGRLYDVLPAGLAGAKEEAERGGRTAVVVGWDGAARGVVAVADAVKETSAEAVRELRALGLTPMLLTGDNRAVAEAVATAVGIGTDSVIAEVLPEDKVEAVRRLRREGRCVAMVGDGVNDAAALATADLGLAMGTGTDAAIEASDLTLVRGDLRVAADAIRLSRRTLATIKGNLVWAFGYNVAALPLAAAGLLNPMIAGAAMAFSSVFVVSNSLRLRTFR